The following proteins are encoded in a genomic region of Streptococcus cristatus AS 1.3089:
- a CDS encoding DivIVA domain-containing protein gives MALTSLEIRDKAFSTRFRGYDIDEVEEFLDIIVGDYEDLIRENHEKEAKIRNLEERLIYFDEMKDSLSQSVLIAQDTAERVKQAAQERSGNIVQQAEQDAQRLLDRAKYKANDILRQATDNAKRVAVETEELKNKTRVFHQRLKSTIESQLSIVDSQDWEDILRPTATYLQTSDEAFKVVVEEALGEKVELEEEVDVTRQFSPEEIAELQERIEQANRELAETQTLQTIDEELIQAQQKEILESVKRSESDEDSKVPVDLL, from the coding sequence ATGGCACTAACATCACTAGAGATTAGAGATAAAGCTTTTTCGACCAGATTTAGAGGGTACGATATTGATGAAGTTGAAGAATTTCTTGATATCATTGTCGGTGATTATGAAGATTTAATCCGTGAAAATCATGAGAAAGAAGCAAAAATCCGTAATCTTGAAGAGCGTCTAATTTATTTTGATGAAATGAAAGATTCGCTTAGTCAGTCCGTTTTAATTGCGCAAGACACAGCAGAGCGGGTTAAGCAAGCAGCACAAGAACGTTCCGGAAATATCGTTCAGCAAGCAGAGCAAGATGCGCAACGCTTGTTAGATAGAGCCAAGTATAAGGCTAATGATATTCTTCGTCAGGCAACAGACAATGCCAAGAGAGTGGCTGTTGAGACAGAAGAATTGAAAAATAAAACGCGTGTCTTCCATCAACGTCTCAAATCAACAATTGAAAGTCAGCTAAGTATTGTTGATTCTCAAGATTGGGAAGATATTCTTCGCCCAACTGCTACCTATCTCCAAACCAGTGATGAAGCCTTTAAAGTAGTGGTTGAAGAAGCACTTGGTGAAAAAGTAGAGCTCGAGGAAGAAGTAGATGTTACTCGTCAATTCTCGCCTGAGGAAATAGCTGAATTGCAAGAGCGAATTGAGCAAGCAAATCGAGAATTGGCAGAAACACAGACCCTTCAGACTATAGATGAGGAATTGATCCAAGCACAACAGAAAGAAATTTTAGAATCAGTAAAACGTTCAGAATCGGATGAAGATTCTAAAGTTCCAGTAGATCTTTTATAA
- a CDS encoding RNA-binding protein, translated as MVNNIYQHFSQDDQDFLDKSMELLQRVEDQYSFETTAFLNPHQVAILKNLSKQYDVQVFSSSDYFPSEFAKVLIAPSYYQLDVEDFDLALLEIVYASKFYKVSHSQIMGTLLHQLGIERWTFGDIIVVDDRAQVFVDRRLEEYFITNVSKIAKVPVRLKKVSLTEQLQNLSATKTRDVLVSSLRLDKLVATVFKLSRSQAVELIMGKQVKQNYRTIDNPSQQIALGELISVRKYGRFKVLTENGFSKNGKHKLTVELLPSK; from the coding sequence ATGGTAAATAATATTTATCAGCATTTTTCTCAGGATGACCAGGATTTTCTGGATAAAAGCATGGAATTGCTTCAACGGGTAGAAGATCAGTATAGCTTTGAGACAACTGCTTTTTTGAACCCACATCAGGTGGCTATTCTCAAAAATTTAAGTAAACAGTATGATGTGCAAGTCTTTTCTAGCTCCGATTACTTTCCAAGTGAGTTTGCCAAAGTTTTGATTGCCCCTAGCTACTATCAGCTAGATGTTGAAGATTTTGATTTGGCCTTATTAGAGATAGTTTACGCAAGTAAGTTCTATAAGGTGAGTCATTCACAAATTATGGGAACTCTTTTGCATCAGCTGGGGATTGAGAGATGGACATTTGGCGATATTATCGTTGTAGATGATCGAGCGCAAGTATTTGTGGACCGAAGATTAGAAGAATATTTCATTACCAATGTTTCCAAAATAGCTAAAGTTCCAGTTCGGCTCAAGAAAGTTTCCTTGACCGAGCAGCTGCAAAACTTGTCAGCGACTAAAACCAGAGATGTCTTGGTCTCTAGTCTTAGACTGGATAAGTTAGTAGCGACAGTCTTTAAATTATCGCGTAGCCAAGCTGTGGAACTAATCATGGGGAAACAGGTGAAGCAAAACTACAGAACCATTGATAACCCTAGTCAACAGATTGCTTTAGGTGAATTGATTAGCGTTAGGAAATATGGACGATTTAAGGTTTTAACAGAGAATGGTTTTTCCAAAAACGGGAAACATAAACTAACAGTTGAATTATTACCTAGCAAATAA
- a CDS encoding YggT family protein yields the protein MIYFIFKLVSNLIDLYSLTVFIYALLSWFPGAYQTALGRLVGSLVEPFLRLFRKLPLQFGGLDFTVLVALFALRLLDTLFLHFISALFLLW from the coding sequence ATGATTTACTTTATTTTTAAATTAGTTTCTAATCTAATCGATCTTTACTCACTTACTGTCTTCATCTATGCACTCTTGTCTTGGTTCCCTGGAGCTTACCAAACAGCCCTAGGAAGGCTTGTCGGTTCTCTAGTTGAACCATTTTTGCGTTTATTTCGCAAATTGCCCTTGCAGTTTGGCGGCCTAGACTTTACTGTTCTGGTGGCACTCTTTGCTTTGAGACTGCTTGATACCTTGTTTTTGCACTTTATTTCTGCTTTATTTTTACTATGGTAA
- a CDS encoding cell division protein SepF, giving the protein MSLKDKFDKFIEYFTEDGEKSDLPVQPSVESGPALQQPKTELVPAASSKDNARNRSTSSQAQQKTATENITRLHARQQELAQHRVTASEKVTIDVRYPRKYEEATEVVDLLVANESILIDFQYMTEVQARRCLDYLDGARYVLAGNLRKVASTMYLLTPINVVVNVEDIRLPNDMELSEYDFDMKRSR; this is encoded by the coding sequence ATGTCATTAAAAGATAAATTTGATAAATTTATAGAATATTTTACTGAAGATGGAGAAAAGTCTGACTTGCCAGTGCAGCCCTCAGTCGAGTCTGGCCCTGCATTGCAGCAACCAAAGACTGAGTTGGTTCCAGCTGCGTCATCTAAGGATAACGCACGGAATCGTTCAACTTCTTCACAAGCGCAACAGAAAACAGCAACAGAAAATATTACTAGATTGCATGCTCGCCAACAAGAACTGGCTCAACATCGAGTGACAGCTAGTGAGAAGGTTACGATTGATGTCCGCTATCCAAGAAAATACGAGGAAGCGACAGAAGTTGTTGATCTACTTGTGGCAAACGAGAGTATCTTGATTGACTTCCAATATATGACAGAAGTACAAGCAAGACGTTGCTTGGATTATCTTGATGGAGCCCGCTATGTTTTGGCTGGAAACTTGAGAAAAGTTGCTAGTACTATGTATTTGCTTACTCCAATCAACGTTGTTGTCAATGTAGAAGATATTCGCCTTCCAAATGATATGGAGTTGAGTGAATACGATTTTGATATGAAACGCAGCAGATAA
- a CDS encoding YggS family pyridoxal phosphate-dependent enzyme, producing MDFQANKDLIFQNVAQIVEKENRPKDSVNIIAVTKYVDCETAKKLVATGIKHIGENRVDKFLEKYHALKEENLTWHLIGSLQRRKVKDVINYVDYFHALDSVKLAQEINKRADHVINCFLQVNISKEESKHGFLVEELDSVLLELAALENICLVGLMTMAPFEATHQELDQIFSEARQLQINLQAKQLKNMPFSDLSMGMSRDYPEAIANGSTYVRIGTAFFK from the coding sequence ATGGACTTTCAAGCAAATAAAGATTTAATTTTTCAAAATGTTGCTCAAATAGTTGAAAAAGAAAATCGACCGAAGGATTCCGTAAACATTATTGCGGTTACCAAATATGTTGACTGTGAAACAGCGAAAAAACTTGTGGCTACAGGGATCAAACATATTGGAGAAAATCGAGTAGATAAGTTTCTTGAAAAATATCATGCTTTAAAGGAAGAAAATCTTACTTGGCACTTGATTGGTAGTTTGCAGAGAAGGAAAGTTAAAGATGTTATCAACTATGTTGATTATTTCCATGCTTTAGACTCTGTTAAATTAGCTCAAGAAATCAACAAAAGAGCGGACCATGTGATTAACTGTTTCTTGCAAGTCAATATTTCTAAAGAAGAGAGCAAGCACGGTTTTCTAGTTGAAGAGCTAGATAGTGTGCTACTTGAGCTTGCAGCCTTAGAAAATATTTGTCTTGTTGGTCTGATGACAATGGCTCCATTTGAGGCCACTCACCAAGAGTTGGATCAGATTTTTTCGGAAGCCCGTCAGCTTCAAATAAACTTACAAGCTAAACAGTTAAAAAACATGCCCTTTTCTGATTTGAGTATGGGAATGAGCCGTGACTATCCTGAAGCGATTGCCAACGGCTCTACCTATGTCAGAATCGGAACAGCATTTTTTAAATAG